A single window of Anopheles moucheti chromosome 2, idAnoMoucSN_F20_07, whole genome shotgun sequence DNA harbors:
- the LOC128297853 gene encoding histone-lysine N-methyltransferase PR-Set7 isoform X2 yields the protein MKLRGGRVKTSDISQYLERKTNLKIKDVINSIDPTQTDHQSIDITNENADDSSEVQLLEMPASETRDEVVESRKSINNNIFLQEPVLSLNFAKISNAQSQSFKMMHNSFLTNSEIKIEPFSSSMQPKINSFWKVNSMKSSEDQKKASIVNVEQHVLDLSKPTQVTQIDSTTTAENLLHDEDNSCDSGDSGVVILSGSDGSVVTLSHINDHTDSTMNSDQIKSSEKRKKPATPHRILCPSPAKNAIIYLQSPPGLLNVASSENGRSKKRTATNKSRKRLIVKDDAISKGVAAKSGTELKPQKQDDSECEMCISIRPEEKNKIQVQNQQLFVGHANPKPATGCSKKITEFYPIRRSVRKTKKEVQVERDRDIEKAIREGREEGLKIEQFEGKGRGIVTTRPFSKGEFVVEYIGDLISVSEAKQREQIYAKDDNTGCYMYYFRHKSLQHCIDATAESGKLGRLVNHSRNGNLVTKTVPINNRPHLVLIAKEDIGKGVEVTYDYGDRSKEALQHYPWLAL from the exons ATGAAACTTCGTGGAGGCCGTGTTAAAACATCGGACATATCACAATATTTGGAGAGAAAAACCAATCTTAAAATTAAAGATGTCATAAACTCTATTGATCCAACACAAACTGACCATCAAAGCATCGATATTACAAACGAAAATGCTGATGACTCTTCCGAGGTGCAATTGTTGGAAATGCCTGCTTCAGAAACAAGAGATGAAGTAGTTGAATcaagaaaatcaattaacaATAACATATTTCTACAGGAACCAGTGTTAAGCCTAAATTTCGCAAAAATATCGAACGCACAAAGTCAAAGTTTTAAAATGATGCACAATTCTTTTCTAACAAACtcagaaataaaaattgaaccCTTCTCATCGTCAATGCAACCAAAGATTAACTCTTTCTGGAAAGTAAACAGTATGAAGAGCTCGGAAGATCAGAAAAAGGCATCAATTGTAAATGTTGAACAGCATGTACTAGATCTCTCTAAACCAACACAAGTAACTCAGATCGATTCTACAACCACTGCGGAGAACTTACTGCACGATGAAGATAACTCTTGCGATAGTGGTGACAGTGGAGTTGTTATCCTATCAGGATCGGACGGATCTGTTGTAACGTTGTCGCACATAAATGACCATACTGATTCGACGATGAACAGCGACCAAATAAAATCTTCTGAGAAGCGAAAAAAGCCAGCCACTCCTCACAGAATTCTGTGTCCCTCGCCTGCTAAAAATGCAATAATCTATTTGCAAAGTCCACCAGGTCTGTTAAATGTTGCTTCTTCAGAAAACGGTCGTAGCAAAAAACGAACCGCTACCAATAAATCTCGAAAAAG GCTAATTGTTAAAGATGATGCAATTTCGAAAGGTGTAGCAGCAAAATCGGGTACAGAATTAAAACCCCAGAAACAAGATGATTCTGAATGCGAAATGTGTATTTCAATCAGAccagaggaaaaaaataagataCAAGTGCAAAACCAGCAACTTTTTGTTGGACACGCTAATCCTAAACCGGCCACTGGTTGCAGTAAAAAAATTACGGAATTCTACCCCATAAGACGAAGTGTGCGGAAGACAAAAAAGGAAGTTCAAGTTGAGCGGGATCGTGATATCGAAAAAGCCATTAGAGAAGGACGCGAAGAAGGGCTGAAG ATCGAGCAGTTCGAAGGTAAGGGCCGTGGAATTGTAACAACACGCCCTTTCTCCAAGGGTGAATTTGTTGTAGAATATATTGGCGACCTTATAAGTGTTTCCGAAGCAAAACAACGAGAGCAAATATATGCAAAAGATGATAATACTGGTTGCTACATGTACTACTTCAGGCACAAGAGTCTACAACATTG TATTGATGCAACAGCCGAGAGTGGAAAACTGGGACGCTTAGTTAACCATTCCCGAAATGGTAATCTGGTTACCAAAACTGTTCCTATCAATAATCGGCCACATCTTGTTCTTATTGCCAAAGAGGATATTGGAAAAGGCGTTGAAGTGACATACGATTATGGAGACAGATCAAAAGAAGCTTTGCAACATTATCCGTGGTTGGCATTATAA
- the LOC128297853 gene encoding histone-lysine N-methyltransferase PR-Set7 isoform X1 translates to MLKGRRTRNAEKISAKPFHDDTASPKRKDIKYASKDNNDNVEAVQQLNRITSKLHSVEPMKLRGGRVKTSDISQYLERKTNLKIKDVINSIDPTQTDHQSIDITNENADDSSEVQLLEMPASETRDEVVESRKSINNNIFLQEPVLSLNFAKISNAQSQSFKMMHNSFLTNSEIKIEPFSSSMQPKINSFWKVNSMKSSEDQKKASIVNVEQHVLDLSKPTQVTQIDSTTTAENLLHDEDNSCDSGDSGVVILSGSDGSVVTLSHINDHTDSTMNSDQIKSSEKRKKPATPHRILCPSPAKNAIIYLQSPPGLLNVASSENGRSKKRTATNKSRKRLIVKDDAISKGVAAKSGTELKPQKQDDSECEMCISIRPEEKNKIQVQNQQLFVGHANPKPATGCSKKITEFYPIRRSVRKTKKEVQVERDRDIEKAIREGREEGLKIEQFEGKGRGIVTTRPFSKGEFVVEYIGDLISVSEAKQREQIYAKDDNTGCYMYYFRHKSLQHCIDATAESGKLGRLVNHSRNGNLVTKTVPINNRPHLVLIAKEDIGKGVEVTYDYGDRSKEALQHYPWLAL, encoded by the exons ATGCTTAAAG GTCGACGGACACGAAATGCTGAAAAGATTTCTGCCAAACCTTTTCACGATGATACAGCCAGTCCGAAGCGTAAGGATATTAAATACGCCTCTAAAGACAATAATGACAACGTTGAAGCGGTTCAACAGCTAAATCGCATTACTTCTAAATTGCATAGTGTGGAACCGATGAAACTTCGTGGAGGCCGTGTTAAAACATCGGACATATCACAATATTTGGAGAGAAAAACCAATCTTAAAATTAAAGATGTCATAAACTCTATTGATCCAACACAAACTGACCATCAAAGCATCGATATTACAAACGAAAATGCTGATGACTCTTCCGAGGTGCAATTGTTGGAAATGCCTGCTTCAGAAACAAGAGATGAAGTAGTTGAATcaagaaaatcaattaacaATAACATATTTCTACAGGAACCAGTGTTAAGCCTAAATTTCGCAAAAATATCGAACGCACAAAGTCAAAGTTTTAAAATGATGCACAATTCTTTTCTAACAAACtcagaaataaaaattgaaccCTTCTCATCGTCAATGCAACCAAAGATTAACTCTTTCTGGAAAGTAAACAGTATGAAGAGCTCGGAAGATCAGAAAAAGGCATCAATTGTAAATGTTGAACAGCATGTACTAGATCTCTCTAAACCAACACAAGTAACTCAGATCGATTCTACAACCACTGCGGAGAACTTACTGCACGATGAAGATAACTCTTGCGATAGTGGTGACAGTGGAGTTGTTATCCTATCAGGATCGGACGGATCTGTTGTAACGTTGTCGCACATAAATGACCATACTGATTCGACGATGAACAGCGACCAAATAAAATCTTCTGAGAAGCGAAAAAAGCCAGCCACTCCTCACAGAATTCTGTGTCCCTCGCCTGCTAAAAATGCAATAATCTATTTGCAAAGTCCACCAGGTCTGTTAAATGTTGCTTCTTCAGAAAACGGTCGTAGCAAAAAACGAACCGCTACCAATAAATCTCGAAAAAG GCTAATTGTTAAAGATGATGCAATTTCGAAAGGTGTAGCAGCAAAATCGGGTACAGAATTAAAACCCCAGAAACAAGATGATTCTGAATGCGAAATGTGTATTTCAATCAGAccagaggaaaaaaataagataCAAGTGCAAAACCAGCAACTTTTTGTTGGACACGCTAATCCTAAACCGGCCACTGGTTGCAGTAAAAAAATTACGGAATTCTACCCCATAAGACGAAGTGTGCGGAAGACAAAAAAGGAAGTTCAAGTTGAGCGGGATCGTGATATCGAAAAAGCCATTAGAGAAGGACGCGAAGAAGGGCTGAAG ATCGAGCAGTTCGAAGGTAAGGGCCGTGGAATTGTAACAACACGCCCTTTCTCCAAGGGTGAATTTGTTGTAGAATATATTGGCGACCTTATAAGTGTTTCCGAAGCAAAACAACGAGAGCAAATATATGCAAAAGATGATAATACTGGTTGCTACATGTACTACTTCAGGCACAAGAGTCTACAACATTG TATTGATGCAACAGCCGAGAGTGGAAAACTGGGACGCTTAGTTAACCATTCCCGAAATGGTAATCTGGTTACCAAAACTGTTCCTATCAATAATCGGCCACATCTTGTTCTTATTGCCAAAGAGGATATTGGAAAAGGCGTTGAAGTGACATACGATTATGGAGACAGATCAAAAGAAGCTTTGCAACATTATCCGTGGTTGGCATTATAA
- the LOC128310360 gene encoding vesicle-fusing ATPase 1-like isoform X2 — protein MAMIMKAAKCPTDELSLKNRAIVSAGDFPPDIKYIDVSTAPGQHFIFFIERTAAGEINPGTIGFSLLQRKWATLSINQDISIKPYHFERSSEVLCSIALEVDFLQKKTVTHEPYDSDQMARDFLLQFAGLAVTVGQPLVFNFQDKKLLCLAVKTLEIIDAAAMASGVSTSSNGSSGGSVEPKRVNFGRLLANTVVTFEKAEGSGLNLVGRSKGRVTAVRQSIINPDWDFGRMGIGGLDREFNAIFRRAFASRVFPPEVVEQLGCKHVKGILLYGPPGTGKTLMARQIGTMLNAREPKIVNGPQILDKYVGESEANVRRLFADAEEEEKRLGPASGLHIIIFDEIDAICKARGTVGGNSGVHDTVVNQLLAKIDGVEQLNNILVIGMTNRRDMIDEALLRPGRLEVQMEISLPNEEGRVQILSIHTRRMKEFKKLAPDVDLRELGVKTKNFSGAELEGLVRAAQSTAMNRLIKAASKVEVDPAAMEKLMVTREDFLHAFENDIKPAFGTAAEALENYLTRGIINWGLPVAHVLEDGALYTEQARGAEGSGLVSVLLEGPPNAGKTALAAKLAKLSDFPFVKVCSPDEMVGFTESAKCLQIRKYFDDAYRSTFSCILVDNIERLLDYGPIGPRYSNLTLQALLVLLKKPPPKGKKLLILCTTSRRQVLEDMEMLSAFTAVLHVPNLSTADHLIAVLEQEPDVFGRNELASIYKRLKGRRIFVGIKKLLDLIDLARQMDPQTRMMKFLSKLEEEGAIEDATVAH, from the exons ATGGCAATG ATTATGAAAGCAGCTAAGTGTCCCACCGATGAATTGTCGCTCAAGAATAGAGCTATCGTTAGCGCAGGTGACTTTCCTCCGGATATCAA GTATATCGACGTATCGACTGCGCCAGGTcagcatttcatttttttcattgaACGCACAGCTGCGGGTGAAATAAATCCTGGAACCATAGGATTTTCACTACTTCAGCGAAAATGGGCAACACTTTCGATTAACCAAGACATTAGCATCAAACCGTATCATTTTGAACGGTCCTCCGAAGTGCTTTGCAGCATCGCTTTAGAAgtggattttctacaaaaaaaaac TGTAACGCATGAGCCATACGACAGTGACCAAATGGCAAGAgactttttattacaattcGCGGGCTTAGCAGTGACCGTCGGGCAGCCattggtttttaattttcaagatAAAAAACTTCTCTGCTTGGCGGTAAAAACTCTTGAAATCATAGATGCCGCAGCCATGGCTAGTGGTGTATCAACTTCAAGCAATGGGTCTAGTGGTGGTTCTGTAGAACCGAAAAGAGTCAATTTTGGCCGATTGTTAGCCAATACGGTAGTAACGTTTGAAAAAGCGGAAGGTTCTGGATTAAATCTTGTTGGACGTTCTAAGGGCCGTGTTACGGCTGTTCGACAGTCCATTATTAATCCTGATTGGGATTTTGGAAGAATGGGTATTGGTGGCTTGGACCGAGAATTCAATGCTATTTTTCGGCGTGCATTTGCATCTCGCGTTTTTCCACCAGAGGTTGTGGAGCAACTTGGATGTAAGCATGTAAAAGGTATTCTACTTTACGGACCTCCTGGTACCGGTAAAACTCTTATGGCTCGACAGATTGGCACAATGCTGAACGCTCGAGAACCAAAGATAGTAAATGGTCCGCAAATTTTAGACAAATATGTTGGTGAATCAGAAGCTAATGTGCGTCGACTATTTGCGgatgcagaagaagaagaaaaaagg CTCGGACCAGCAAGCGGTTTACACATTATCATTTTCGATGAGATTGATGCAATTTGCAAAGCTCGTGGTACTGTTGGAGGCAATTCTGGAGTACATGATACAGTTGTCAATCAACTGTTGGCAAAAATTGACGGAGTTGAACAGTTAAATAACATTCTAGTTATTGGAATGACTAACCGAAGAGACATGATAGATGAAGCTCTGCTTCGACCAGGTCGATTGGAAGTACAAATGGAAATCAGCCTTCCTAATGAAGAAGGTCGTGTAcagattttgtccatccataCTCGACGCATGAAGGAATTCAAGAAACTGGCACCAGATGTCGATTTACGGGAACTCGGAGTAAAGACTAAAAACTTTAGTGGGGCCGAATTAGAAGGCTTGGTACGAGCTGCGCAATCCACCGCAATGAACCGTCTGATAAAAGCTGCTTCTAAAGTAGAAGTAGATCCCGCAGCTATGGAAAAACTGATGGTGACAAGAGAAGATTTTCTGCACGCGTTCGAAAATGACATCAAACCG gCTTTCGGTACAGCAGCAGAAGCTCTcgaaaattatttaacaagAGGAATTATCAACTGGGGCTTACCGGTTGCTCATGTTCTTGAAGATGGTGCTCTATACACGGAACAGGCGCGAGGTGCGGAAGGATCCGGATTGGTTTCGGTACTTTTGGAAGGTCCTCCAAATGCTGGTAAAACTGCTCTTGCAGCGAAACTGGCAAAATTATCAGACTTTCCATTCGTTAAAGTTTGCAGCCCAGATGAAATGGTTGGTTTTACAGAGAGTGCCAAATGTTTGCAAATACGCAAG TATTTTGACGACGCCTATCGTTCGACGTTCAGCTGCATTCTCGTTGATAACATCGAGAGGTTGCTAGATTATGGACCGATTGGTCCTCGGTACTCTAATCTTACGCTGCAGGCACTTTTGGTATTACTGAAAAAACCTCCACCAAAAGGCAAAAAGCTTCTTATCCTCTGCACCACTAGTAGACg aCAAGTATTAGAAGACATGGAAATGTTGTCAGCATTCACTGCTGTTCTGCATGTACCGAACCTGTCAACTGCAGATCATTTGATTGCTGTCCTCGAGCAAGAGCCTGATGTGTTTGGACGCAATGAACTGGCTTCTATTTACAAACGCTTAAAAGGAAGACGTATTTTTGTCGGCATTAAAAAGTTATTAGATTTAATTGATTTGGCGCGGCAAATGGATCCTCAAACACGTATGATGAAATTTTTGTCAAAACTTGAAGAAGAGGGTGCTATAGAAGATGCTACTGTGGCACATTGA
- the LOC128310360 gene encoding vesicle-fusing ATPase 1-like isoform X1 — protein sequence MSSKIMKAAKCPTDELSLKNRAIVSAGDFPPDIKYIDVSTAPGQHFIFFIERTAAGEINPGTIGFSLLQRKWATLSINQDISIKPYHFERSSEVLCSIALEVDFLQKKTVTHEPYDSDQMARDFLLQFAGLAVTVGQPLVFNFQDKKLLCLAVKTLEIIDAAAMASGVSTSSNGSSGGSVEPKRVNFGRLLANTVVTFEKAEGSGLNLVGRSKGRVTAVRQSIINPDWDFGRMGIGGLDREFNAIFRRAFASRVFPPEVVEQLGCKHVKGILLYGPPGTGKTLMARQIGTMLNAREPKIVNGPQILDKYVGESEANVRRLFADAEEEEKRLGPASGLHIIIFDEIDAICKARGTVGGNSGVHDTVVNQLLAKIDGVEQLNNILVIGMTNRRDMIDEALLRPGRLEVQMEISLPNEEGRVQILSIHTRRMKEFKKLAPDVDLRELGVKTKNFSGAELEGLVRAAQSTAMNRLIKAASKVEVDPAAMEKLMVTREDFLHAFENDIKPAFGTAAEALENYLTRGIINWGLPVAHVLEDGALYTEQARGAEGSGLVSVLLEGPPNAGKTALAAKLAKLSDFPFVKVCSPDEMVGFTESAKCLQIRKYFDDAYRSTFSCILVDNIERLLDYGPIGPRYSNLTLQALLVLLKKPPPKGKKLLILCTTSRRQVLEDMEMLSAFTAVLHVPNLSTADHLIAVLEQEPDVFGRNELASIYKRLKGRRIFVGIKKLLDLIDLARQMDPQTRMMKFLSKLEEEGAIEDATVAH from the exons ATGTCTTCCAAGATTATGAAAGCAGCTAAGTGTCCCACCGATGAATTGTCGCTCAAGAATAGAGCTATCGTTAGCGCAGGTGACTTTCCTCCGGATATCAA GTATATCGACGTATCGACTGCGCCAGGTcagcatttcatttttttcattgaACGCACAGCTGCGGGTGAAATAAATCCTGGAACCATAGGATTTTCACTACTTCAGCGAAAATGGGCAACACTTTCGATTAACCAAGACATTAGCATCAAACCGTATCATTTTGAACGGTCCTCCGAAGTGCTTTGCAGCATCGCTTTAGAAgtggattttctacaaaaaaaaac TGTAACGCATGAGCCATACGACAGTGACCAAATGGCAAGAgactttttattacaattcGCGGGCTTAGCAGTGACCGTCGGGCAGCCattggtttttaattttcaagatAAAAAACTTCTCTGCTTGGCGGTAAAAACTCTTGAAATCATAGATGCCGCAGCCATGGCTAGTGGTGTATCAACTTCAAGCAATGGGTCTAGTGGTGGTTCTGTAGAACCGAAAAGAGTCAATTTTGGCCGATTGTTAGCCAATACGGTAGTAACGTTTGAAAAAGCGGAAGGTTCTGGATTAAATCTTGTTGGACGTTCTAAGGGCCGTGTTACGGCTGTTCGACAGTCCATTATTAATCCTGATTGGGATTTTGGAAGAATGGGTATTGGTGGCTTGGACCGAGAATTCAATGCTATTTTTCGGCGTGCATTTGCATCTCGCGTTTTTCCACCAGAGGTTGTGGAGCAACTTGGATGTAAGCATGTAAAAGGTATTCTACTTTACGGACCTCCTGGTACCGGTAAAACTCTTATGGCTCGACAGATTGGCACAATGCTGAACGCTCGAGAACCAAAGATAGTAAATGGTCCGCAAATTTTAGACAAATATGTTGGTGAATCAGAAGCTAATGTGCGTCGACTATTTGCGgatgcagaagaagaagaaaaaagg CTCGGACCAGCAAGCGGTTTACACATTATCATTTTCGATGAGATTGATGCAATTTGCAAAGCTCGTGGTACTGTTGGAGGCAATTCTGGAGTACATGATACAGTTGTCAATCAACTGTTGGCAAAAATTGACGGAGTTGAACAGTTAAATAACATTCTAGTTATTGGAATGACTAACCGAAGAGACATGATAGATGAAGCTCTGCTTCGACCAGGTCGATTGGAAGTACAAATGGAAATCAGCCTTCCTAATGAAGAAGGTCGTGTAcagattttgtccatccataCTCGACGCATGAAGGAATTCAAGAAACTGGCACCAGATGTCGATTTACGGGAACTCGGAGTAAAGACTAAAAACTTTAGTGGGGCCGAATTAGAAGGCTTGGTACGAGCTGCGCAATCCACCGCAATGAACCGTCTGATAAAAGCTGCTTCTAAAGTAGAAGTAGATCCCGCAGCTATGGAAAAACTGATGGTGACAAGAGAAGATTTTCTGCACGCGTTCGAAAATGACATCAAACCG gCTTTCGGTACAGCAGCAGAAGCTCTcgaaaattatttaacaagAGGAATTATCAACTGGGGCTTACCGGTTGCTCATGTTCTTGAAGATGGTGCTCTATACACGGAACAGGCGCGAGGTGCGGAAGGATCCGGATTGGTTTCGGTACTTTTGGAAGGTCCTCCAAATGCTGGTAAAACTGCTCTTGCAGCGAAACTGGCAAAATTATCAGACTTTCCATTCGTTAAAGTTTGCAGCCCAGATGAAATGGTTGGTTTTACAGAGAGTGCCAAATGTTTGCAAATACGCAAG TATTTTGACGACGCCTATCGTTCGACGTTCAGCTGCATTCTCGTTGATAACATCGAGAGGTTGCTAGATTATGGACCGATTGGTCCTCGGTACTCTAATCTTACGCTGCAGGCACTTTTGGTATTACTGAAAAAACCTCCACCAAAAGGCAAAAAGCTTCTTATCCTCTGCACCACTAGTAGACg aCAAGTATTAGAAGACATGGAAATGTTGTCAGCATTCACTGCTGTTCTGCATGTACCGAACCTGTCAACTGCAGATCATTTGATTGCTGTCCTCGAGCAAGAGCCTGATGTGTTTGGACGCAATGAACTGGCTTCTATTTACAAACGCTTAAAAGGAAGACGTATTTTTGTCGGCATTAAAAAGTTATTAGATTTAATTGATTTGGCGCGGCAAATGGATCCTCAAACACGTATGATGAAATTTTTGTCAAAACTTGAAGAAGAGGGTGCTATAGAAGATGCTACTGTGGCACATTGA